One segment of Akkermansiaceae bacterium DNA contains the following:
- the eno gene encoding phosphopyruvate hydratase codes for MSDTTITNIIGREIIDSRGNPTVEVDVHLAGGGFGRAAVPSGASTGEHEACELRDEDPARYLGKGVLKAVANVNEQIAPALLGQDATDQTFIDKTMIQLDGTPNKKNLGANAILGVSLACARAAAAAVGLPLYKYLGGPNAKVLPVPMMNIINGGSHSDAPIAFQEFMIRPVGAPSFKEAIRMGAEVFHNLKKVLHDRGLSTAVGDEGGFAPTFEGTEDALDTLCTAVEKAGYVVGKDITFALDCASSEFFENGVYDYTKFEGEGGAKRNSEEQAAYLAELCEKYPIDSIEDGCDENDWDGWKVLTDKIGDKVQLVGDDLFVTNVDFLQKGIDLGVGNSILIKVNQIGTLTETLDAIELGKVNGYNSVISHRSGETEDSTIAHIAVATNAGQIKTGSMSRSDRIAKYNQLLRIEEALCEEAIYG; via the coding sequence ATGTCCGACACGACTATTACTAACATTATTGGCCGCGAGATCATCGATTCGCGCGGAAATCCCACTGTAGAAGTTGACGTTCACCTCGCAGGAGGTGGCTTTGGCCGCGCTGCCGTCCCATCCGGTGCCTCCACTGGTGAGCATGAAGCATGTGAACTGCGCGATGAAGATCCAGCCCGTTACCTCGGGAAAGGCGTTCTCAAGGCTGTCGCCAACGTCAACGAACAAATCGCACCAGCCCTGCTCGGGCAGGACGCCACCGACCAGACCTTCATCGACAAGACCATGATCCAGCTCGATGGCACACCTAACAAGAAGAACCTCGGAGCGAACGCCATTCTCGGTGTGTCACTGGCATGCGCCCGTGCCGCGGCAGCCGCTGTCGGTCTGCCTCTTTACAAATACCTCGGTGGCCCCAATGCCAAGGTGCTTCCCGTGCCGATGATGAACATCATCAACGGTGGCTCGCACTCCGACGCTCCCATCGCATTCCAGGAGTTCATGATCCGCCCTGTCGGTGCCCCTTCATTCAAAGAGGCCATCCGTATGGGTGCCGAGGTTTTCCACAACCTCAAGAAAGTCCTCCACGACCGCGGCCTCAGCACCGCTGTCGGTGACGAAGGTGGTTTTGCTCCCACGTTCGAAGGCACGGAAGACGCCCTCGACACACTTTGCACTGCGGTTGAAAAAGCAGGTTACGTTGTCGGCAAAGACATCACCTTTGCGCTCGACTGTGCTTCCTCCGAGTTCTTCGAGAACGGTGTATACGATTACACCAAGTTCGAAGGCGAAGGCGGCGCCAAGCGTAACTCCGAGGAGCAGGCGGCTTACCTCGCCGAGCTTTGTGAGAAATATCCCATCGACTCCATCGAGGACGGTTGTGATGAAAACGACTGGGATGGCTGGAAGGTTCTCACCGACAAGATTGGCGACAAAGTGCAGCTCGTCGGCGACGATCTCTTTGTCACCAACGTGGATTTCCTCCAGAAGGGAATCGACCTCGGTGTCGGCAACTCCATCCTCATCAAGGTGAACCAAATCGGAACCCTGACCGAGACTCTCGATGCCATCGAGCTTGGCAAGGTCAATGGCTATAACTCCGTGATCTCGCACCGTTCAGGCGAGACCGAGGACAGCACCATCGCCCACATCGCCGTGGCCACCAACGCCGGCCAGATCAAGACCGGCTCCATGAGCCGCTCCGACCGGATTGCCAAATACAACCAGCTGCTCCGTATCGAGGAAGCTCTTTGTGAAGAGGCCATCTACGGCTAG